The following is a genomic window from Acidiferrobacteraceae bacterium.
TCAGGGCGTCGGCACAAGGCGGTGTCCGCCCATGATGACTGCAGGGCTCGAGGCTGACATAGGCCGTCGCGCCCCGGGCGCGCTCCCCGGCAGCGCGCAGCGCGTTGATTTCCGCATGGGGTTCGCCGGCGCGCTCGTGCCAACCCTCGCCCACGATCTCGCCATCGCGAACCAGCACGCAACCTACCCTTGGATTCGGCTCGGTCGTGTACAGGCCGCGCCGCGCAAGCATCAGCGCCCGACCCATGTAGCGCGCATCGGTATCGACGTCGGGAGGCCTCATTTCTTCTTGCTGTCGAGCACCAGCTTCATCTGCTTGCGCCGGGCCTCCGCGCCAGGCTCCTGTTGAAGTCTCTGGACTTCCTCACTGAAGGCCTCGAGATCCGAGAAGCTGCGATAGACCGAGGCGAAGCGAACGAAAGCTACCGGATCCAGTTCCTCCAGTTCCTCCATAACCCATTCGCCAATCTGGCGCGAACTGATCTCACGCTCACCGGCGGTGATGAGCCGGTGACGGATACGGCCGATCGCGGCTTCCACGGCCTCGGCATCCACGGGCCGTTTCTCCAGCGCCCGCGCAATGCCCGATCGTAGTTTTTCTTCCGTAAACGCTTCGCGCCGATCGTCGGACTTCACAATCTGGGGCATACGAAGTTGCGCCCGCTCGAACGTGGTGAAACGCTCCCCGCATTCCGCGCACTCACGCCGCCGCCGCACCGACATGCCATCGTCGGCAAGACGGGAATCGATAACCCGTGTCTCTTCGGCGTTGCAGAACGGGCAATGCATAGGGCCTCCTTTTCCTCAGGGACCGCGTCGAACTCAGTCGCGATACACCGGATAGCGGGCACACAGGGCCAGGACCTGCTCCTTCACCCTTGCTCGCACGGACGCATCGTCCGGCTTGTCGAGAATATCGCAGATCCAGCCTGCCAGATCGCGCGATTCCGAAGCACCGAAACCACGCGTTGTGGCTGCGGGTGTCCCGATCCGGATTCCGCTGGTTACGAAAGGTGACTGCGGATCATTCGGCACGGCGTTCTTGTTCACGGTGATATTGGCCGCGCCCAGGGCGGCTTCCGCGTCCTTGCCGGTCACGCCTTTGTCCACCAGGTCCACGAGGAACAGGTGGTCATCGGTACCGCCGGATACGATGCGATAGCCGCGCTCCATCATGGTTTCTGCCATGGCGCGGGCGTTGTCGAGGACCTTTTGCTGATACTGATTGAACTCGGGCTGCAGGGCCTCAAGGAAGGCGACCGCCTTGGCAGCAATCACGTGCATAAGCGGACCCCCCTGCGTACCCGGAAACACGGTGGAATTCAGCTTCTTTTCAATCTCGGGATTTTCGCGGGCCAGGATGATACCGCCGCGGGGGCCACGCAAGGTCTTGTGCGTGGTCGAGGTGGTCACATCGGCGATCGGAACCGGATTCGGATACAGGTCTGCTGCGACGAGGCCCGCGATATGGGCCATATCGACAAACAGGTAGGCGCCGATCTCATCGGCGATGTCCCGGAAACGTTGCCAGTCCACCACGCGCGAATAGGCACTGAAACCGGCGACGATCATTTTCGGCTTGTGCTCCCGCGCCAGCTGCTCGACCTGGGCGTAGTCGATCTCGCCGGTGGCATCGTCCAGGCCATACTGCACGGAGTTGAAGATCTTCCCGGAGAAGTTCACCTTGGCCCCATGGGTAAGGTGCCCGCCGTGAGCAAGACTCATACCGAGAATCGTATCTCCCGGTTGCAACAGGGCGAGGTAGACCGCGGCGTTGGCCTGGGAACCGGAATGGGGCTGAACATTGGCGTAGGCCGCACCGAACAGCTGCTTCACCCGATC
Proteins encoded in this region:
- the nrdR gene encoding transcriptional regulator NrdR gives rise to the protein MHCPFCNAEETRVIDSRLADDGMSVRRRRECAECGERFTTFERAQLRMPQIVKSDDRREAFTEEKLRSGIARALEKRPVDAEAVEAAIGRIRHRLITAGEREISSRQIGEWVMEELEELDPVAFVRFASVYRSFSDLEAFSEEVQRLQQEPGAEARRKQMKLVLDSKKK
- the glyA gene encoding serine hydroxymethyltransferase; protein product: MFDKEMTIAGFDDELWTAIQNEERRQEEHVELIASENYASPRVMQAQGSVLTNKYAEGYPGRRYYGGCEYVDIAEQLAIDRVKQLFGAAYANVQPHSGSQANAAVYLALLQPGDTILGMSLAHGGHLTHGAKVNFSGKIFNSVQYGLDDATGEIDYAQVEQLAREHKPKMIVAGFSAYSRVVDWQRFRDIADEIGAYLFVDMAHIAGLVAADLYPNPVPIADVTTSTTHKTLRGPRGGIILARENPEIEKKLNSTVFPGTQGGPLMHVIAAKAVAFLEALQPEFNQYQQKVLDNARAMAETMMERGYRIVSGGTDDHLFLVDLVDKGVTGKDAEAALGAANITVNKNAVPNDPQSPFVTSGIRIGTPAATTRGFGASESRDLAGWICDILDKPDDASVRARVKEQVLALCARYPVYRD